One window from the genome of Gopherus evgoodei ecotype Sinaloan lineage chromosome 2, rGopEvg1_v1.p, whole genome shotgun sequence encodes:
- the LOC115645100 gene encoding interleukin-36 receptor antagonist protein-like → MAFQPGAGSGGRPSEPRGNQDKDMKDLFDRFITTDDGGSTILTLPTPFIFTLRDAKQKIVRLQSKNLVAEASNSDPEKLSVVPNRFIEGKQNPIILGVQEGKSCLSCGTSAEPKLQLEDKNIMELFENKEQAARFTFHNIPEGSTHRFESAAYPGWFLSTSQKSSEPIRITNRIGETEITEFYFKRILT, encoded by the exons ATGGCATTCCAgccaggagcagggtcagggggaCGGCCGAGTGAACCCCGTGGGAATCAGGACAAAGACATGAAGGATTTGTTTGACAGATTCATTACGACAG ATGATGGTGGTTCCACTATTTTGACCCTTCCCACGCCGTTCATCTTCACTCTGCGTGATGCCAAGCAGAAGATCGTGCGCTTGCAGAGCAAAAATCTTGTGGCCGAGGCCTCCAACTCGGACCCCG AGAAACTCAGCGTGGTGCCCAACCGGTTCATAGAGGGCAAACAGAATCCCATCATCCTGGGCGTCCAGGAAGGAAAAAGCTGCCTGTCATGCGGAACATCGGCCGAACCCAAGCTGCAGCTGGAG GATAAGAATATCATGGAATTATTTGAAAACAAGGAGCAAGCTGCTCGCTTCACTTTCCACAACATTCCTGAAGGCAGCACCCACCGCTTCGAGTCGGCCGCCTACCCGGGCTGGTTTCTCTCCACCTCCCAGAAGAGCAGCGAGCCCATCCGCATCACCAACCGCATAGGCGAGACGGAGATCACTGAGTTCTATTTTAAAAGGATTCTGACCTAA